ATCAAGCGGCATCACACCAGTTGCCGCAGCAAATGCCACTAAACCAGACCCAGCAGGGAAAGAAATACCCAGCGGGAAGCGTGTATGAGAGTCACCACCAGTACCAACCGTATCAGGAAGCAACATGCGGTTTAGCCAAGAGTGGATAATGCCGTCACCTGGGCGCAGTGATACACCGCCACGGTTCATGATAAAATCAGGCAAGGTATGGTGAGTCTGAACATCAACCGGTTTTGGATAAGCCGAAGTATGACAGAATGACTGCATCACCAAGTCGCCAGAGAATCCTAAACACGCCAAGTCTTTCAACTCATCGCGCGTCATAGGACCTGTGGTATCTTGCGACCCCACCGTCGTCATTTTAGGTTCGCAGTATGTTCCAGGACGAATCCCCGCAACACCACACGCTTTACCCACCATTTTTTGCGCGAGAGTAAAGCCTTTACCGTTGTCAGCGACAGGCACCGGACGGCGGAATACTTTGGAAGGCTCTAAGCCCAAAGATTCACGGGCTTTATCGGTTAGGCCTCGGCCGATAATCAAAGGAATACGGCCACCAGCACGTACTTCATCAACTAACACATCTGTTTTGAGTTTAAATGTTGAAAGAACGTCGTCACTGCCGTGCTTACACACCTTCCCTTCATGAGGGTAAATATCAATAACATCGCCCATGGCCAATTTCGATACATCTAATTCGATTGGCAAAGCGCCAGCATCTTCCATGGTGTTAAAGAAAATTGGCGCGATTTTACCGCCCAAACAATATCCGCCAGCACGCTTGTTAGGTACAAAAGGAATATCCTCGCCCATAAACCACAACACTGAGTTAGTTGCTGATTTACGAGATGAACCAGTACCAACCACGTCACCAACGTACACAAGCTGATGGCCTTTGGCTTTTAGCGCTTCAATTTGTTTGATTGGACCTACTTTGCCTGGCTCATCAGGTGTAATGCCGTCACGTTCGTTTTTCAACATGGCCAGTGCATGAAGCGGAATATCGGGGCGTGACCACGCATCGGGAGCGGGAGACAAGTCATCGGTGTTAGTTTCACCGGTCACTTTAAACACGGTAAGAGTCACTTTTTCCGCTAACTCAGGACGCTGCAAGAACCACTCAGCCTCAGCCCATGATTCAAGCACCTGTTTGGCATATGCGTTACCACTTTTCGCTTTTTCTTCTACATCGTAAAAAGAATCAAACATCAGTAGAGTATGTGATAAAGCCTTAGTAGCAATTGGAGCTAAGGTAGCGTTGTCTAATAATTCAACAAGAGGTTCAATATTGTACCCCCCTTGCATTGTACCAAGCAGTTCAGCGGCCTTTTCAGGAGAAACTAGCGGTGACTTAACTTCTCCACGAGTAATCGCAGCAAGGAAACCGGCTTTTACATAAGCTGCTTCATCCACACCCGGTGGGATGCGGTTTTCCAGCAATTCTAAAATAAAAGCTTCTTCCCCTTTAGGTGGGTTCTTTAGTAATTCAACAAGTCCTGCAACTTGTTCTGCGTCTAAGGGTTTGGATACAACTCCTTCGGCAGCACGCTCTGCGACGTGTTTACGATAGGCTTCAAGCACGACATTTTCCTCTCATTACGGTCTGCGCAAATAATGATTAAAATAAGAGCAGACATCCTTGGAAACGTGACCATCTATGACAAGAGTAGCGATTCGTAAGGAAAAGAATCTCACCATAGCGGCCAGATTATGGCCAAAAGACTAGCAAATTTAACGATAAATTAAAATCTACCGATTTTGATCAACATATCAAGTTACACCTAAAGTTGCATAATTCATGCAGTTTTTAGAGATGGATCGCTACTCAAAAGTTGAACCAATAATCAAATAGATTGAATCGAAATTGTGCTCAGTCCGGCCATACCCAAACATTATCGGTCCTATTGGGGAGTCAACTCCGGTAAACAGCGAACCTGCTGAATACATAGGTGCTGAACTCACATCCAAGCTAGGGTCTGACCAAACTCCACCATACTCAACTGATGCGCCGATATAAACCGGCGATGTGAACAGGCCAAAGTCATTATCAAACCAACGATAACGATATACTAAACTGGCAAACGCTTTGTTTTGTCCAATAAGACTATTACGTGGAATACCAGAAAGGTTGAGAAAACCACCAATGGTTTTCGGATCGATTGGGGTTGAAGTGTGTTTACTTTTCACTTCCCCATAATCAATATTGCCAACCAACGTATGACGATCAAAGCTGTGAGCCACAATCAGTTTAGTCGACAATTCACTGACTGTATCGATACTATCTGAAATTAGGCGCTGATCCCCATCGTAAATCTCATCACGTGAGAATAAGTATTCAAAATTAAAGTACACCCCATCACGTGGCAGCGCATAACTGTCTAGCGTATCTAAACGATAGTTAATAAACGCCCCTAACCGTTTGAAGTTTGCATGCCCATAGGAAGGCAACGTTGAGTACTCTGTATCACCATAAATAACACGAGTCCCCAAGCGAAACTCACGCCACAAATTACGTTGATACCCCAGCGCCATTTCACCACGCCATTCG
This genomic window from Vibrio tritonius contains:
- the acnB gene encoding bifunctional aconitate hydratase 2/2-methylisocitrate dehydratase; translation: MLEAYRKHVAERAAEGVVSKPLDAEQVAGLVELLKNPPKGEEAFILELLENRIPPGVDEAAYVKAGFLAAITRGEVKSPLVSPEKAAELLGTMQGGYNIEPLVELLDNATLAPIATKALSHTLLMFDSFYDVEEKAKSGNAYAKQVLESWAEAEWFLQRPELAEKVTLTVFKVTGETNTDDLSPAPDAWSRPDIPLHALAMLKNERDGITPDEPGKVGPIKQIEALKAKGHQLVYVGDVVGTGSSRKSATNSVLWFMGEDIPFVPNKRAGGYCLGGKIAPIFFNTMEDAGALPIELDVSKLAMGDVIDIYPHEGKVCKHGSDDVLSTFKLKTDVLVDEVRAGGRIPLIIGRGLTDKARESLGLEPSKVFRRPVPVADNGKGFTLAQKMVGKACGVAGIRPGTYCEPKMTTVGSQDTTGPMTRDELKDLACLGFSGDLVMQSFCHTSAYPKPVDVQTHHTLPDFIMNRGGVSLRPGDGIIHSWLNRMLLPDTVGTGGDSHTRFPLGISFPAGSGLVAFAAATGVMPLDMPESVLVRFSGKMQPGITLRDLVHAIPLYGIKQGLLTVEKAGKINEFSGRILEIEGLEHLTVEQAFELSDASAERSAAGCTVKLSEESIAEYLKSNITMLKWMISEGYGNRRTIERRVKAMQEWLDNPSLMKADDNADYKHVIDIDMSEIKEPILCAPNDPDDARTLSDVAGTAIDEVFIGSCMTNIGHFRAAGKLLDKFNGQLTTRLWVAPPTKMDKDQLIEEGYYGIFGKAGVRIETPGCSLCMGNQARVADKSTVMSTSTRNFPNRLGNGANVFLASAELSAVGAILGRIPTAQEYMEYAKQIDATAADTYRYLNFHLMGQYTEKADTVIFQEPA